The Hypomesus transpacificus isolate Combined female chromosome 3, fHypTra1, whole genome shotgun sequence genome has a window encoding:
- the LOC124462809 gene encoding F-box only protein 33 has protein sequence MALCGNVGAMALPSELIVHIFSFLSDRDKLRASSVCSRWRECLFYPTLWTELKLRVGGCSNSGGSVSEETSRLEFLTRKFGSFVRELEFSPVLALDEVEDRMEAPTGTNPQFPDPWKYAMTTYLDQVLCVLSSIRNNRNLQRLSLYGDTCILQDEVFMDRSYLNQVDQGCKKIKEIQQLFEELLSNSRQIKWLSSAFMLGMLTPSSLASLSNPSADSLEHLSLLDNQLPPLAPPCELARLTHLQSLGLDFCDFTSDMCRLLAAPDRVPLHRLSLLLNGDAPEAKPLEGIASEEDWKGLVRHTSNLRVFMMGLEVGTQVLLQALKPSMPLERLHLDCYCTLVSEEALELISQQYNQTLSHFLLTRDNRSFPDLGMNRNEDPLVLLAWRCVHLTVLVIHGYTVWSHNLVAISRLRGSNLKLLAVSEESIDFDPDQSVCMEGDPVHNLVKEVSLGLGRVWHPISDISGGLTDTTLHFHSQLQAFSTGM, from the exons ATGGCTCTGTGCGGGAATGTCGGGGCCATGGCTTTACCGAGCGAGCTCATTGTCCACATATTCTCCTTCTTATCCGACAGAGATAAGCTTCGGGCCTCATCCGTGTGCTCCCGCTGGAGGGAGTGTCTATTTTACCCAACGCTTTGGACGGAGCTCAAACTGCGTGTCGGTGGATGCTCAAACAGCGGGGGTTCAGTTTCCGAGGAGACCTCGAGATTAGAATTCCTTACCAGAAAGTTCGGATCTTTTGTGCGCGAACTGGAGTTCTCTCCGGTGTTGGCATTGGACGAAGTGGAGGACAGGATGGAGGCGCCTACAGGAACCAACCCTCAGTTCCCCGACCCATGGAAATACGCAATGACCACTTATCTGGaccaggtgctgtgtgtgctgagcAGTATTCGGAACAACAG gaaTCTGCAGAGGCTGAGCCTGTATGGGGACACCTGCATTCTGCAGGACGAGGTGTTCATGGACAGGTCCTATCTCAACCAGGTCGATCAGGGATGCAAGAAGATCAAGGA GATCCAGCAGTTGTTTGAGGAGCTGCTCTCCAATAGCCGTCAGATAAAGTGGTTGTCCTCTGCCTTCATGTTGGGAATGCTGACCccttcctccctggcctccctctCCAACCCCAGTGCTGACTCCCTGGAGCACCTCAGCCTGCTTGACAACCAGCTGccccccctagcccccccctGTGAGCTGGCCCGCCTCACCCACCTACAGTCCCTCGGCCTCGACTTCTGCGACTTCACCTCCGACATGTGCCGTCTCCTGGCCGCCCCCGACCGCGTCCCTCTCCAtcgcctctccctcctgctcaacGGCGACGCCCCGGAGGCCAAACCTCTGGAGGGCATAGCCAGCGAGGAGGACTGGAAGGGGCTGGTCCGCCACACGTCCAACCTGCGCGTGTTCATGATGGGGCTGGAAGTCGGCACCCAGGTGCTGCTCCAGGCGCTGAAGCCCAGCATGCCTCTGGAGCGCCTTCACCTGGACTGCTACTGCACCCTGGTCAGCGAGGAGGCTTTGGAGCTCATCTCCCAGCAGTACAACCAGACGCTCAGCCACTTCCTGCTCACGAGGGACAACAGAAGCTTCCCTGATCTGGGCATGAACAGGAATGAGGACCCGCTGGTCCTGCTGGCCTGGCGCTGCGTGCACCTGACCGTCCTGGTCATAcatg GCTACACCGTGTGGTCCCACAACCTGGTGGCCATCTCCCGCCTGCGTGGGTCCAACCTGAAGCTGCTGGCGGTGTCCGAGGAGAGCATTGACTTTGATCCTGACCAGTCTGTCTGCATGGAGGGTGACCCGGTCCACAACCTGGTGAAGGAGGTGTCTCTGGGGCTGGGCCGAGTCTGGCACCCCATCTCAGACATCAGCGGAGGTCTCACCGACACCACCCTGCACTTCCACAGCCAGCTGCAGGCCTTCAGCACGGGCATGTAG
- the LOC124462693 gene encoding melanoma inhibitory activity protein 2-like isoform X2, producing the protein MNLNEVDQVVSSLPDEIRPGPDLYGVQWEAVIFTALIGLATFLIFTCRIYQSFSSRLAVRRQKKLGQQVSQLLNEKCKSLQVLTDCQLEYDKLEKSLRDSGVLEANERRKQLEADTRKLEQSNSHLEAELKQRKEEMETQRTMRMEQEQKLVEMEETVKSLEEEIKDCEAQEEQAQMSLRIYEMNSDRLDANLETAREENALMQESNAQLLQQMQGWEERISELEEEKERSESSNTAMLQDLTHKEECFKTLTDRLLQMKVWDWDLEDEASGQDQNGNQNGDRRDNNHHQKVQKLIYAAKLNAELKSVDEDKDRVFARFSDEIKAKEELTEGIRQMEVEQESLQAETESYTDQIQRMQQKLHIMTEMYQENELKLHRMLTVEERGRLQKEEKLTKADRNITQAVEELTTYRQRYQDLEDDLEKTKQAYQGQITAHEKKAHNNWLAARGADRDLADTRRENALLRQKLTDMQFKLEVVEKDPYALDNLPRPLPYRGERSPYGPSPPQPPRLRNASLPLSSHPDGRTPTPPSLPSSPPSDLGVEFRVAWWSPLVVWWTQSAVVVLTLTVALCLPPGRGSAGSPLGPQAPGLPSPQQVTCIQTQAPPSGDLLQALGPLPPPPGSLPQPGHPPLGPLPPRGQGPGDHSSFGPPSDMADPSFPGNRLGPGEPDIREGAPSERRSPPDADMRMGPPPLGPPLGHPGMGPPGPLLGPRGPPFMGPLPPPGGPLPPMDPRDPHFPRRSPYGPPDFYPPRGPGGHPMGMRGPPPSGMFPRYPPPTHMGYPPMRPPLDGLPPGPPLRPSPPPTQQPPHQPPSPHDVI; encoded by the exons ATGAATTTAAATGAAGTCGATCAG GTGGTGTCGTCACTCCCTGATGAGATCCGACCAGGTCCTGATCTCTATGGGGTGCAATGGGAGGCTGTCATTTTCACGGCGCTGATAGGGCTGGCTACCTTCTTAATCTTCACATGCCGGATCTACCAGTCT TTTAGCAGCAGGTTGGCTGTCC gcagacagaagaAGTTGGGACAGCAGGTGTCTCAGCTGCTGAATGAGAAATGCAAATCCCTCCAGGTACTAACTGACTGCCAACTTGAG TATGATAAGCTGGAAAAGTCCTTGCGAGACAGTGGCGTGTTAGAAGCTAACGAAAGGAGGAAGCAGCTGGAG GCTGACACCAGGAAGCTGGAACAGTCAAACTCTCACCTGGAGGCTGAGCTGaagcagaggaaggaggagatggagacccAGAGAACCATGAGGATGGAGCAGGAGCAGAAG CTTGTAGAAATGGAGGAAACCGTGAAAAGCTTAGAAGAGGAGATCAAAGACTGTGAGGCTCAGGAGGAACAG GCCCAGATGAGCCTGAGGATCTATGAGATGAACAGTGACCGTCTGGATGCGAACCTGGAGACGGCCAGGGAAGAGAACGCCCTCATGCAGGAGAGCAACGCCCAG CTGTTGCAGCAGATGCAGGGATGGGAGGAGCGAATcagtgagctggaggaggagaaggagaggagtgagagcaGCAACACAGCAATGCTGCAGGACTTAACACACAAAGAAGAGTGTTTCAAG acTCTGACAGATCGACTGCTGCAGATGAAGGTCTGGGACTGGGATCTGGAGGACGAGGCCAGCGGTCAGGACCAGAATGGGAACCAGAATGGAGACAGAAGGG ATAACAACCACCATCAGAAGGTACAGAAGCTCATCTATGCTGCCAAG CTGAATGCAGAGCTCAAGTCGGTGGATGAGGACAAAGACAGAGTGTTTGCCAGGTTTTCTGATGAGATAAAGGCCAAGGAGGAGCTCACAG agggCATCAGGCAGATGGAGGTGGAACAAGAGTCTCTCCAGGCAGAGACGGAGAGCTACACAGACCAGATCCAGAGGATGCAGCAGAAACTCCACATCATGACGGAGATGTACCAGGAGAACGAGCTTAAACTGCACAG GATGCtgactgtggaggagagaggacgtctgcagaaggaggagaagctgaCCAAGGCTGACAGAAACATCACCCAAGCTGTGGAGGAGCTCACTACctacag ACAACGATACCAGGACTTGGAGGATGACCTGGAGAAAACCAAGCAGGCCTACCAGgggcag ATCACCGCCCATGAAAAGAAGGCCCACAATAACTGG ctagCAGCACGGGGTGCTGACCGTGACTTGGCtgacaccaggagagagaacGCCCTCCTCAGACAGAA GTTGACAGACATGCAGTTTAAATTagaggtggtggagaaggaTCCATACGCCTTGGACAACCTGCCCAGACCATTGCCCTACAGAG gtgaaaggtcaccgtatggcccctccccccctcagccgCCCCGCCTCCGAAACGCgagccttcctctctcctcccaccctgatGGACGGACCCCCaccccgccctctctccccagttCCCCCCCTTCGGACCTGGGGGTAGAG TTCCGCGTGGCATGGTGGAGCCCCCTGGTGGTGTGGTGGACTCAGAGCGCAGTGGTGGTCCTCACTCTGACAgtggctctctgtctcccacctgGGAGAGGGAGCGCAGGGTCCCCCCTGGGCCCCCAGGCCCCGGGCCTCCCATCCCCCCAGCAG GTTACATGTATCCAGACCCAGGCCCCCCCTTCAGGAGACCTCCTCCAGGCCCTgggccccctgcctcctccccccggGTCGCTCCCCCAGCCTGGACACCCCCCTCTGGGCCCCCTCCCACCCAGGGGACAAGGGCCAGGCGACCACTCAAGCTTTGGACCCCCCTCTGATATGGCCG ACCCCTCCTTCCCGGGGAACCGGTTAGGGCCTGGAGAACctgacatcagagag GGTGCTCCTTCAGAGAGGAGGAGTCCTCCTGATGCTGACATGAGGATGGGGCCTCCTCCACTGGGCCCCCCTCTGGGCCACCCTGGAATGGGACCTCCAGGACCCCTTCTAGGGCCACGGGGCCCTCCTTTCATGggacctctcccccctccaggggGTCCCCTCCCCCCTATGGACCCTCGTGACCCCCACTTTCCTCGCAGGAGCCCCTATGGACCCCCAGACTTCTACCCCCCAAGGGGGCCTGGTGGCCACCCCATGGGCA TGCGCGGGCCTCCTCCTTCAGGCATGTTTCCACGGTacccaccacccacacacatgggcTACCCCCCTATGAGACCCCCTCTAGACGGCCTCCCCCCTGGACCCCCCCTCAGGCCTTCCCCCCCGCCCACCCAGcagcccccacaccagcccccctccccccatgatgtcatctga
- the LOC124462693 gene encoding cTAGE family member 2-like isoform X1 encodes MTEQPPIILTAEAADFQTAARTYYTLAVERVKDVVSSLPDEIRPGPDLYGVQWEAVIFTALIGLATFLIFTCRIYQSFSSRLAVRRQKKLGQQVSQLLNEKCKSLQVLTDCQLEYDKLEKSLRDSGVLEANERRKQLEADTRKLEQSNSHLEAELKQRKEEMETQRTMRMEQEQKLVEMEETVKSLEEEIKDCEAQEEQAQMSLRIYEMNSDRLDANLETAREENALMQESNAQLLQQMQGWEERISELEEEKERSESSNTAMLQDLTHKEECFKTLTDRLLQMKVWDWDLEDEASGQDQNGNQNGDRRDNNHHQKVQKLIYAAKLNAELKSVDEDKDRVFARFSDEIKAKEELTEGIRQMEVEQESLQAETESYTDQIQRMQQKLHIMTEMYQENELKLHRMLTVEERGRLQKEEKLTKADRNITQAVEELTTYRQRYQDLEDDLEKTKQAYQGQITAHEKKAHNNWLAARGADRDLADTRRENALLRQKLTDMQFKLEVVEKDPYALDNLPRPLPYRGERSPYGPSPPQPPRLRNASLPLSSHPDGRTPTPPSLPSSPPSDLGVEFRVAWWSPLVVWWTQSAVVVLTLTVALCLPPGRGSAGSPLGPQAPGLPSPQQVTCIQTQAPPSGDLLQALGPLPPPPGSLPQPGHPPLGPLPPRGQGPGDHSSFGPPSDMADPSFPGNRLGPGEPDIREGAPSERRSPPDADMRMGPPPLGPPLGHPGMGPPGPLLGPRGPPFMGPLPPPGGPLPPMDPRDPHFPRRSPYGPPDFYPPRGPGGHPMGMRGPPPSGMFPRYPPPTHMGYPPMRPPLDGLPPGPPLRPSPPPTQQPPHQPPSPHDVI; translated from the exons ATGACAGAACAACCACCAATTATATTGACTGCCGAAGCAGCCGATTTCCAAACAGCGGCAAGGACGTACTACACACTTGCTGTGGAAAGAGTAAAAGAT GTGGTGTCGTCACTCCCTGATGAGATCCGACCAGGTCCTGATCTCTATGGGGTGCAATGGGAGGCTGTCATTTTCACGGCGCTGATAGGGCTGGCTACCTTCTTAATCTTCACATGCCGGATCTACCAGTCT TTTAGCAGCAGGTTGGCTGTCC gcagacagaagaAGTTGGGACAGCAGGTGTCTCAGCTGCTGAATGAGAAATGCAAATCCCTCCAGGTACTAACTGACTGCCAACTTGAG TATGATAAGCTGGAAAAGTCCTTGCGAGACAGTGGCGTGTTAGAAGCTAACGAAAGGAGGAAGCAGCTGGAG GCTGACACCAGGAAGCTGGAACAGTCAAACTCTCACCTGGAGGCTGAGCTGaagcagaggaaggaggagatggagacccAGAGAACCATGAGGATGGAGCAGGAGCAGAAG CTTGTAGAAATGGAGGAAACCGTGAAAAGCTTAGAAGAGGAGATCAAAGACTGTGAGGCTCAGGAGGAACAG GCCCAGATGAGCCTGAGGATCTATGAGATGAACAGTGACCGTCTGGATGCGAACCTGGAGACGGCCAGGGAAGAGAACGCCCTCATGCAGGAGAGCAACGCCCAG CTGTTGCAGCAGATGCAGGGATGGGAGGAGCGAATcagtgagctggaggaggagaaggagaggagtgagagcaGCAACACAGCAATGCTGCAGGACTTAACACACAAAGAAGAGTGTTTCAAG acTCTGACAGATCGACTGCTGCAGATGAAGGTCTGGGACTGGGATCTGGAGGACGAGGCCAGCGGTCAGGACCAGAATGGGAACCAGAATGGAGACAGAAGGG ATAACAACCACCATCAGAAGGTACAGAAGCTCATCTATGCTGCCAAG CTGAATGCAGAGCTCAAGTCGGTGGATGAGGACAAAGACAGAGTGTTTGCCAGGTTTTCTGATGAGATAAAGGCCAAGGAGGAGCTCACAG agggCATCAGGCAGATGGAGGTGGAACAAGAGTCTCTCCAGGCAGAGACGGAGAGCTACACAGACCAGATCCAGAGGATGCAGCAGAAACTCCACATCATGACGGAGATGTACCAGGAGAACGAGCTTAAACTGCACAG GATGCtgactgtggaggagagaggacgtctgcagaaggaggagaagctgaCCAAGGCTGACAGAAACATCACCCAAGCTGTGGAGGAGCTCACTACctacag ACAACGATACCAGGACTTGGAGGATGACCTGGAGAAAACCAAGCAGGCCTACCAGgggcag ATCACCGCCCATGAAAAGAAGGCCCACAATAACTGG ctagCAGCACGGGGTGCTGACCGTGACTTGGCtgacaccaggagagagaacGCCCTCCTCAGACAGAA GTTGACAGACATGCAGTTTAAATTagaggtggtggagaaggaTCCATACGCCTTGGACAACCTGCCCAGACCATTGCCCTACAGAG gtgaaaggtcaccgtatggcccctccccccctcagccgCCCCGCCTCCGAAACGCgagccttcctctctcctcccaccctgatGGACGGACCCCCaccccgccctctctccccagttCCCCCCCTTCGGACCTGGGGGTAGAG TTCCGCGTGGCATGGTGGAGCCCCCTGGTGGTGTGGTGGACTCAGAGCGCAGTGGTGGTCCTCACTCTGACAgtggctctctgtctcccacctgGGAGAGGGAGCGCAGGGTCCCCCCTGGGCCCCCAGGCCCCGGGCCTCCCATCCCCCCAGCAG GTTACATGTATCCAGACCCAGGCCCCCCCTTCAGGAGACCTCCTCCAGGCCCTgggccccctgcctcctccccccggGTCGCTCCCCCAGCCTGGACACCCCCCTCTGGGCCCCCTCCCACCCAGGGGACAAGGGCCAGGCGACCACTCAAGCTTTGGACCCCCCTCTGATATGGCCG ACCCCTCCTTCCCGGGGAACCGGTTAGGGCCTGGAGAACctgacatcagagag GGTGCTCCTTCAGAGAGGAGGAGTCCTCCTGATGCTGACATGAGGATGGGGCCTCCTCCACTGGGCCCCCCTCTGGGCCACCCTGGAATGGGACCTCCAGGACCCCTTCTAGGGCCACGGGGCCCTCCTTTCATGggacctctcccccctccaggggGTCCCCTCCCCCCTATGGACCCTCGTGACCCCCACTTTCCTCGCAGGAGCCCCTATGGACCCCCAGACTTCTACCCCCCAAGGGGGCCTGGTGGCCACCCCATGGGCA TGCGCGGGCCTCCTCCTTCAGGCATGTTTCCACGGTacccaccacccacacacatgggcTACCCCCCTATGAGACCCCCTCTAGACGGCCTCCCCCCTGGACCCCCCCTCAGGCCTTCCCCCCCGCCCACCCAGcagcccccacaccagcccccctccccccatgatgtcatctga